In Arthrobacter sp. QXT-31, one genomic interval encodes:
- a CDS encoding siderophore-interacting protein, which translates to MSAVHNGPARTSTTDRPGIATEPMTLAFDVTVSAVQELSPNFRRVTLGGYSLRDFGVNGDSLDLRIKLMIPSLAPDGTRLPLPKFRMEESGWYQEWLAMDPATRGSMRTYTVRQARLDAVYPEIDVDFVMHFDAEGNGGPAANWALTAKPGDALTLIGPNNRAAQCATAETYSGVEWRPGLAGRVLLAGDETAVPAISAILESLPDYMTGHAFLEVPEAGDFLDLQTAADVEITWLARGASIGRSRPHGELLQEAVRSAVPVPGWVGIKSAEAAGPEPDDVNVDQEILWETPARLDAATVSATKNPDKPAGALPFYAWIAGEAGVIKEMRRYLVRDVGIDRKQVAFMGYWRQGKAEL; encoded by the coding sequence ATGAGTGCAGTACATAACGGTCCCGCCCGCACCTCCACCACGGACCGTCCGGGGATCGCCACCGAGCCGATGACCCTGGCGTTCGATGTCACCGTCTCCGCGGTGCAGGAGCTCAGCCCGAACTTCCGGCGCGTGACGTTGGGTGGCTACTCCCTGCGCGACTTCGGCGTCAACGGAGACAGCCTGGATCTGCGCATCAAACTCATGATCCCCTCGCTGGCGCCGGACGGCACCCGGCTTCCGCTGCCGAAGTTCCGGATGGAGGAGAGCGGCTGGTACCAGGAGTGGCTGGCCATGGACCCCGCCACCCGCGGCTCCATGCGGACCTACACCGTCCGGCAGGCCCGGCTGGACGCCGTGTACCCGGAGATCGATGTCGATTTCGTCATGCACTTCGACGCCGAGGGCAACGGCGGTCCCGCGGCGAACTGGGCGCTGACGGCCAAACCGGGCGACGCACTCACCCTGATCGGGCCGAACAACCGCGCGGCACAATGCGCCACCGCGGAAACGTACTCGGGTGTCGAATGGCGCCCCGGCCTGGCCGGACGCGTGCTCCTCGCCGGTGACGAGACGGCCGTCCCCGCCATCAGCGCCATTCTGGAAAGCCTGCCCGACTACATGACAGGGCATGCTTTCCTGGAAGTGCCGGAGGCCGGGGACTTCCTGGACCTGCAAACAGCAGCCGACGTCGAAATCACCTGGCTGGCACGCGGCGCCTCGATCGGCAGGTCCCGTCCGCACGGTGAGCTCCTTCAGGAAGCGGTGCGGTCGGCTGTCCCCGTGCCCGGCTGGGTGGGCATCAAGTCCGCCGAAGCCGCCGGCCCGGAGCCCGACGACGTGAACGTGGACCAGGAGATCCTTTGGGAAACCCCGGCGCGCCTCGATGCCGCCACCGTGAGCGCCACGAAAAACCCGGACAAGCCCGCCGGAGCCCTGCCGTTCTACGCATGGATCGCCGGGGAAGCCGGGGTTATCAAGGAGATGCGGCGCTACCTGGTGCGCGACGTCGGCATTGACCGGAAGCAGGTGGCCTTCATGGGGTACTGGCGGCAGGGTAAAGCCGAGCTCTGA
- a CDS encoding SGNH/GDSL hydrolase family protein: MGVSPLLPDRGRRRVFVALGDSFTEGVGDRSSKLPNGVRGWADRVAEKLAKAEPGWHYANLAIRSKRLRHIVDEQLEQALAMEPTLITLYAGGNDILDFGTDMDQLLAQYEELVARLAATGATLVLFTGFDVKVSAVLEPLKKRNTLYNRRVRQLAAKYGAVLVDYWCFEAFHDRRMWDTDRLHMSKAGHKYLAAQVLDHLGVPHKISLKEWEPPARVTLRDWERRQRRWVKDWVLPLFGRKLRGVTLGDNLSPRWPQPVKVPRKGGLKKLMEPPAS, encoded by the coding sequence GTGGGTGTCTCTCCATTGCTTCCTGACCGGGGAAGGCGGCGCGTATTCGTTGCCTTGGGGGACTCCTTTACGGAAGGCGTGGGCGACCGGAGCTCCAAGCTGCCCAACGGAGTGCGCGGTTGGGCTGACCGGGTGGCGGAGAAACTCGCCAAGGCAGAACCCGGCTGGCACTACGCCAATCTCGCCATCAGGAGCAAGCGCCTGCGCCACATCGTGGACGAACAGCTGGAGCAGGCACTGGCCATGGAGCCCACGCTCATCACCCTCTACGCCGGCGGGAACGACATCCTTGACTTCGGCACGGACATGGACCAGCTGCTGGCCCAATATGAGGAATTGGTGGCACGGCTGGCAGCCACGGGCGCCACCCTGGTGCTGTTCACAGGCTTCGATGTCAAGGTATCCGCCGTGCTTGAACCGCTGAAGAAGCGGAACACCCTGTATAACCGGCGGGTCCGGCAGCTAGCCGCCAAATACGGGGCCGTCCTCGTGGACTACTGGTGCTTCGAGGCCTTCCACGACCGCAGGATGTGGGACACCGACCGGCTGCACATGTCCAAGGCCGGCCACAAGTACCTCGCGGCCCAGGTCCTCGACCATTTGGGCGTGCCGCACAAAATCAGCCTGAAGGAGTGGGAGCCGCCGGCCAGGGTGACGCTCCGCGACTGGGAGCGGCGGCAGCGGCGCTGGGTGAAAGACTGGGTGCTGCCGCTGTTTGGCCGCAAGCTTCGCGGCGTCACGCTGGGCGACAACCTTAGTCCCCGCTGGCCCCAGCCAGTGAAGGTGCCGCGCAAAGGCGGGCTGAAAAAGCTGATGGAGCCGCCGGCCTCCTAG
- a CDS encoding IS481 family transposase, whose product MSHPNALLTPRGRLQLAQCVVDQCWSLRRAAERFQVSVPTAARWAERYREHGPEAMEDRSSRPHSSPRRTATRTERRIIALRVNRRWGPARIGYLLGIHPSTVHRVLSRYRLAKLAWLDRGTGRVIRRYEHDKPGDLVHVDIKKLGRIPNGGGHRVLGRTAGWKNKTGTTANRRPGYHYLHNAVDDHSRLAYSEILTDEKKETAAAFWSRANAWFNAHGITVQRVLTDNGNCYRSRAFAEALGPDIKHKRTRPYRPQTNGKVERFNRTMLEEWAYIRPYRSEAERVAAFPDWLHAYNHHRAHTALKGQTPVSRVTNLSGQYT is encoded by the coding sequence ATGTCCCACCCTAACGCTCTTCTGACGCCCCGTGGCCGGCTGCAGCTCGCGCAGTGTGTCGTTGACCAATGTTGGAGTCTGCGCCGGGCCGCGGAACGGTTCCAGGTCTCGGTCCCGACCGCTGCGCGCTGGGCTGAGCGCTACCGCGAGCATGGACCGGAAGCAATGGAGGACCGCTCCAGCCGCCCGCACTCTTCGCCTCGGCGGACTGCCACGCGTACCGAGCGGCGGATCATCGCCCTCCGTGTGAACCGCCGGTGGGGCCCTGCCAGGATCGGTTATCTGCTGGGCATCCACCCCTCCACCGTCCATCGTGTGCTGTCCCGCTACCGGCTCGCGAAACTGGCCTGGCTCGATCGCGGCACCGGCAGGGTGATCCGCCGCTACGAACACGACAAGCCCGGGGACCTGGTCCACGTCGACATCAAAAAGCTCGGCCGTATCCCCAATGGCGGCGGACACCGGGTCCTGGGCAGGACCGCCGGGTGGAAGAACAAGACCGGCACCACGGCCAACCGCCGGCCCGGCTATCACTACCTCCACAACGCCGTCGATGACCACTCACGTCTTGCCTACAGCGAGATCCTCACCGACGAGAAAAAGGAAACAGCAGCAGCCTTCTGGTCCCGGGCCAATGCCTGGTTCAACGCCCACGGAATCACCGTCCAGCGCGTCCTGACCGATAACGGGAACTGCTACCGGTCCCGCGCTTTCGCTGAAGCCCTGGGCCCGGACATCAAGCACAAACGCACCCGCCCCTACCGGCCACAAACCAACGGCAAGGTCGAACGCTTCAACCGGACCATGCTCGAGGAATGGGCCTACATCCGCCCGTACCGCTCAGAGGCCGAGCGTGTCGCCGCTTTCCCCGACTGGCTCCATGCCTACAATCACCACCGAGCCCACACCGCCCTCAAAGGTCAGACA